TGGTGTTGCTTCACGGCAGATGTCTGTGAAAGTCACTTTTTCGTCGGCACCTGGCTTTTCGGACTTCCTAGTAAGCAAGAGACTGTTGTCTTTGGCATGATAGAATGAAACACGTCCCCGCGGACGAAGCCACGACAGCAGGCCCATGGTGATAAGCCCACAAAGTAGAGCCGAAAATGGCAACGAACTAAGAAGATAATCCTGGAGATCTGCCAAGCTCATGACCTATATTGCAATTGGATCAAAGCGCTAGTGGCATGCAACCTATAATGATGGATAGGATTGTGCACAAGAAAAAATCCCAGAGAATAGAAGGAAATATTAAACAGTCGCCTCTGGTGATTTCCATTCAGCCTCGGCATCAGTGCCAAATCGGGAAGTGCTGACAAAAATCTTATCTCTTATCAGCCACATCGCGCCACAATCACATGGTTCTGTATAACACACCAGCCATAAGCACGTGACTCTCGGTGCCCTGCTTGaaacggggtctctcggatcgtagctcagaagggaaatcgggagtcgatttattccggactaacgaggtctatatggagaggaccagcggaaggtagagctatattgtctatcgaacgtgtatgcgcgtatgtagctgattgagtgcttaatctacaatatgtgtgcacacgttgactataagaatctcctgacctcgctactcgggccaactatttatccgatcgatcctcatcactccccttcgttCAATCGCCGCATattcaaatcaatcaaaaacaatatctggcaatttgataagcggcggttggacgcacgcttcaacttctcatagatgttgaattctcttttctcgcttaattaagcgagccccaggtcttcaaccaaccgtcctTGACTAGCATGGTTGGTAACCTTCGTCAAGCCAtcggcaatcatcttgtcggtAGAGAGGTGCTCAAGGCAGATCTCCCCATTACCTATGTGGTCCCGGATGGCATGGTATCGTACGGCTATATGCTTCGTCTTTGGGTGATTGATTGGGTTGTCAGCAATCTTTATGGCGCCCTGGTTGTCCTCATAAATGGTAGTCGGAGCGTCACGATAAATGGATCCCTTTCCTATTGCATATAGGAAATGTCTAATCCAAACCGCTTGTTTGGCTGCCTCCGATAcggccatatattcagctTCCGTCGAGCTCTGTGCAGTAACCGATTGCTTTCTGCTCGACCAGGTGATTGGCGTGCCATTaataaagaaaatgaaaCCAGTAGTCGACCggttctttgctgaattaGCGTACGCGgaatcagcatatgcatataacCCTTTTGGACTCCCCTTTGCACCAAACGTTAGGCCATAGCCCATGGTGCCTTTCACATATCGAAGCACATGCTTGGCCGCTGCCAAATGGACCTTCCTTGGCTCCGCGAGGTATTGAGACAGTTGATTGACTGCAAAAGCGATGTCCGGCCGTGTGGctatcaccaagaaaatcaaccgcCCAATTAGTCTCCGAAATAGCTTATGCTCAGCTCGTCCAAGCAGTGAGCTATCCGGCGCTTCCAATTTAATGCTCGGGCCAATGGGTGTGCTCACAGGCTTgcaatcagccatgccaaattcatcaagaattTGTTGTGCATAGGACTGCTGGTCCAGTTGAATAGACCTGTCTCTTCCCCATGTGAAGCGAATACCCAACAGCTTCTTGACCAATCCTGAATCAGTCATTGGATGgaactccttgagcttctgcttcaccacGTCGATGTCATTGGCATCCTTGCCAAATATCACTATGTCATCCACATACACAGCGATAATCAGGCCCCTACCATTGATGAACACACTGGGGTCTGCAGTAATCGGTTTAAAGCCTatcttcttcaggaaatCACTAATCTTTCGATGCCATAGATTAGCAGACTGGCGGAGGCCATAcagcgacttcttcagcTCCAAAACTAGGCCTCTCGTGCTAGTAACATCTGGATCAAAGTCCTGCAGTCCTTCCGGGATTTCCATACAATTAGGCTTGTCGAGGTCGGAACCAGCGAATGCATTATTAGCATCAAGCACATGTGCCAATAAGCCTAGCTGGGCTGCTATAGCCAACAAGATTCGTAGGCTATCTATTCGAAATACTGGTGCAAACGTCTCGTTGAAATCGTCATCTGATTGCTCATTTCCCCTGGCAACCAGCCTGGCTTTGAAGCGGTCAATTCGGCCATCCGGGCCTAGCTTCACATCGAACACCCATCTGGTTGATGAAATCGTTCCTTCGGCTTCCTTCCGGGGGATTAGCTCCCATGTGCCAAAGCTTATTAAGGTGCTCAATTCTTTGTGAATCGCTTCCTTCCATTTCGAGCCATATATTGGATCATTAACGGCTTCGCTATACGACTTCGGTATACGGATTCCAGCTTTCTCACGTGCAGCACATGCTTTCTCTGCAACCTCATACTCTCTATCAGTCTGCAATAGCTCTGCAGCTACTGCTAGCCTAGCAAAATGGGCCCGCATgcgctgagctggacgatcattattcccagtgtcctccccttcagctttgcgTTTGCGGCCATACATTTGCTCTGTTTGGCGGCTCTCCATCATTCTCTCTGATGGTTGACGTACGCGAGCGGACCGCCgttccatttcaagctcagaCCGGTGGCGTCCGTCTTCAGGAACCGGTTCAGGCTTAGGCATATCCTTTGGTGTTTCATCAGCCTGCTCTCGGGGTTCTTTCTCAAGCACTTCGTTGTTTGTATATTCCACAGGAGCTCTCTGCTCCACCTCCCCTTCAGGCTGAACTTCAGACAGTTTCAACGGCTTATCTGTTGTGCCcccagttgatgaagaggaattcctttccttctctccatcctctttATTCAGTCGCATATTCAGCAATTCTGGCATTGAATTAATTGTCGGTTCGTTGGTGTGGAAGGGCTCATTGACTGGCAATCCTGCTCCAGCAGgctcttcagtaggcctCTTAGAAGTCATTCCAATGGATGCTTGAGCAGGCGCTTCGGTAGGTGGTCCAACAGGTAGAACAGTACTGGTCAGCAGGCTTTGTATGTCAACTTGACCAGCTGACAGTTCGCTCAAATTGCCATTTTCCCGCTCTCGAAACTCGGGGTTAGTGACCAGCTTCAGTTCACTACCACCTCTAGGCAATACTAAATACTGCTTGTTGCTCTTCCCATACATCAGGAATGTGCCCTCCATTGCTCTGCTTTCCAACTtgctctctggtttatgataAAAGAGCACTCGGCAACCCCAAGCACGAAGATGGGCCAAGTCAGGCCTATGcccatgccatagctcatatggtgttttctcatctttgtcaactttctcatggccatcttctttcctcttcaccaaTAATGTCCGGTTTCTCAGGTAATTTGCCGTGACAGCAGCATACTTCCAATAACGCTTGCTAATACCAGAGTCAATCAACAAGGCACGCGCTATATCCATAATAACACGGTTGTATCGTTCCGCCACACCATTCTGTGCTGGTGTTTCAGCCTCAATAAATTCCAGTTCAatgcctttctcttctgccCATGGTCTCAATGCCACAAACTCAGCAGCATTATCAGTACGGATGACCAATAGCACTTTCCCTGACTGCCTTTCAACCTGGCGCAGCCAACTATCCAGTGTGTGCATTACACTTTCAGCCCTTCGGTCCATCTTGATGAAGATCCATGAATATCGCGTGCAATCATCAATCAATGACAGGTAATACCTTTCCTGCCCTATTCCTTCGCGATTTGGACCCCAAAAATCCATGTACACTCGTTCAAGCGGCTTTCTAGCTCTAGGAATTGGCGCATGGCTttgcttcttcaccttcttggccttcgCACACACCTCACAGTTATCATGGAGCAACTGGTCTCGTTTCCCCAGTTTCAGCTCATCTAGCTCCATATATTCAACACAGGTGTTAAATCGGCTTCTTCCTGCATGACCAAGGCGTCGATGAATGAGCTCCTGTTTCATTCGCGTTTGCTCATCGGCAGATAGGGCCATTCGGGCGTATTGCTGTCTTTTCGCTGCTTTTGGGCCAATAAATAGTGCATTGACGTGCCTGACTGAATGCAAGTATGTGGTCCGTCCATCTCGTTTTCCTTGGGCTACCactttcccatccttcttgaGCACATACCCCTTTCTAGAGCCAATTGATTGAAAGCCAGCCATATGTAGAACCTCTAATGACAGTAGGTTCTCTGCTAGGCCTGGCACATACACCACCCTACCTAACCTGGCTGACATGCCGTTTGGCAGGTTGAATCGAACGATCCCTCGTCCCTTGATGGGCATCTCAGTACCACTAGCAATAATCAAATGACCTCGGCTAGTCTCATCAAGGTACTCAAAAATGCTTCGATTGCCAGAGCACATACTTGTAGCACCACTGTCAAAGCACCATCTTGATGGATCCATTCTAACTCGGTGTGCTCCTTCTATGATGTATTTGGCCCACTCAATCTTATATTCAGTGATGGGGCTAGCTTGCACATCCTCTGTTGCACAAGCATCATGCTCTTCAGGGAattgggcttcttcacaTGTGAAGCCATCTTGCACGTCACTATCTTCATCCACATGGCCATCTCCAACGCAGCTACCTGCATCTTCAGCAGTATATTCAACAGCACATTCAGCTGCATGCATAGCAGTTTCCTCACTTATGTCTGCCACCTCAATGGCACGAGTACCATACTCGCTCATGTATCCGccatcattgtcatcatcattgttgttgccagccatgctacctccttccTTTGCAGACTTCCCTTTCTGCTTGGAGAATCGattgggcttcttgttcCGGCCATCTCGGCCACCTTGGCGCTTGCTTTCATCAGCGCTagcatcatgatcatcacTTTTGCTCAGACAATTCCTTGCTCGATGTCCAGTTTTCCCGCAAGCAAAGCACTTTGTGCCTTTCTTTTGAATCCTTGATGCCTTCTCAGTTGGTCCGCCTCGTAACTGGTCAAAATCTATTGCTCGTTTGAGCACATAGCTCTTGTTCAGGTTAACATCTGAGCTCATCACAGTCCCTTTGAGCATTGCATACTCTTCCCGCAGGCCACGGAGATACCAAATCACAACCAATTCATCAATATCGATCTTTTTGCTGCCGTTCATGTCGATTAATTCGCGTCCTAGTTGTTCGATTTCGCGGTAGGCGTCTTTGGCATTCACATTGGAACCTTGATACCAATTGGCCATTTTCATCAACTGCATGGCCTTCATCGCATTTGATGATTTCAGGTACGCCTCTTTCAGGTAGTCCCATTTCGCGCCGGCATTTGGCAGGTCCTTGATCTCCAGGACAATAGTGGGAGTAAGGCCTTGTTGAATAATCATGTCCGCCTTCATATCTACCTTCGTCCATTTCAAATTGTCTTTCCGTATTTGGTTATATGTCTCCTTTCCTACTTCGTAGTAGTAATCAATCGCCTGCCATGCAAATTGGACCTTTAACTGACTCTCCATTGCATAGAACCAGTATCGAGCGTTTTCCTCGTTCAGCTTCTCGATATTGAAGGAGTAGATCTTTATGCCAGGATCCTCTAGCGGCTCCTTTGATGGCATTTTGCTCTCACTTCCAGTCCCTACCATCATGACGTTCTCACAACCCAATAGGCTCCGCTGAGCAGATTACTGGCCGATAATCGTGTAGGGAACTAATCGAGGGTGAGGCCCGTAGTCGGAATCGTATCGATCGGTCTATAGAAGATGTTAAGCGACTATAGAACCCCCGGGGTGCCACACGCTGGTTAGGCGTCgatatatccaaatatcttgggcaggcccgggctcataaccaatgaaacggggtctctcggatcgtagctcagaagggaaatcgggagtcgatttattccggactaacgaggtctatatggagaggaccagcggaaggtagagctatattgtctatcgaacgtgtatgcgcgtatgtagctgattgagtgcttaatctacaatatgtgtgcacacgttgactataagaatctcctgacctcgctactcgggccaactatttatccgatcgatcctcatcactgCTATCTAGAAGGTCATTTGATTCTGCACGAAGGATTAATTCTAATCTCCTTCTGCATGTCAGCAGTTATTGTCAACTGAGTCTCCCCGCTACTGAAACCGTCATCGTGCATGAACATTCTTCGCATGCTATCTTTCCCGTCCGCGAAGCCCAATGTTAACCGTTACAAATTCTCCGGATGCGGAAAGCCAGGGCCACTCGAAAACGTCAAGAGGAAACTCAATCCATTCCACAAAAGGAAATCCTGCTTTTCGCAATATCAAGCCTGCAATGAAACCATTTTATCTATGTATCGGATGCGGCTTGAGTGTTGGACCTGTCGGCTCAAAGTGAGAGGCGTTGGGTCGGACTGAGATTCCACATGGCGTTGTATGTAATACTGATAGCATCTGCTACACTACTGTGACCCAAGCGCGTGCGCCGTTTTCGCACAACTGCTTCAACCATTTGCGGCAATTACTGGCAGGGTCTAAAAGGTCCTTTGTTCTCGTGCTCGTCTCCGAAGAAAACATTATGTCCTtttatcttttctttgtCCGTCGCACCATGAAGCTTCAAAGCTTGCGACATAACGGCCAGTTCCAATCGCATCCATGATTCAGTGTCAGCATCCAACAACAAAGACTACTATCGCACAATCACTCGAGCGCCCGATTGTTGAGAGAAAGATAAAAAGACCCTTGTTTGCCCCTTGTCCGACCACATGAACTAAGACGCAACTACCCGAGCAACATGACATATAGTCTCCGGCGTTCCGGAGAAAAGTTGAAGGGTGTGATAAAAATGGCTCGCTGGCTACGGAATCAAAGCGGTGGATATACTGGTGAGGGAAATGGCTCTGGCCGGTGTCATCTTTTAGAGCTGCCCATAgagctgctgctggagaTCATGTCACATTTGACTGAGGTCCCACAGGCATCTCTAGCGCTCACCTGCAAGAGTCTCTTTGTCATTTCTGGGGCAGTCTTCGAAAACGAATCACTCCATTTCAGTCGAGACTTCGCACCTCTCTTTCACCATTACCGGAACGGACATAACTTCCTTACTCCCCGATGGCAACTCATCAGCCTGCTCGAGGATCACAAATGGCAAGCATGTTCTGGATGTCTGAAGCTTCACCCTAGAAGTGCATTCACATCGCGAGAACTGAAACGGAAACCGGAAGACCGTGTCTGTAACCTGGGAGAGCTGGCTGGTGTAGTCGACTTGTGCCCGTGCAGAAAGTTGACTTACCAGGACAAGATGGACCTCATTGAGCTTCTAAGATTGCGCCAGCAGTCGATAAGTCTCCTGAATGCAGAGTTTGGAAACGGTGTTAGAGAACGTTTTTGTTGGCATTCCTGTACTCAGGATTACGGGTCGACAGTATTGAATATCAGCATTTACCCTGAGTTGGACCAACAAGATAAACTTCAAATACGAACCGAGTACCGCCTTTCGATTGAGGCAGGCCAACTGGGGAAAGAGGAGAACATGACGCCACGATTTGGGTGCGCGCATCGGTCCGTCGACCTATGGCTTGCTAGTTCTTGTCAAACCTCCGTCTGTCGGCTTCCTAGGGATATTTGCGCTTCCTGCAAGCGAATATCCATCTGCAATGCCTGCAATGCCTTCTTGAAATGCCCACACAAGCAGCCAAATCATTCCAATGGCCGAGCGAACTACTTCTTCTGGGTCCAGCGATGCCTCGGCAGCGCTTCCCCGGTCCCTGATTCCGAATGGGCAAACCAGAGAATTCACCCTGCCGCACCGTCAGTTAATATTGACACTTGCAGCGAAATGTGTCCTTGGACTGTCCGCGAACACCCTCCTCCCGAGGGGCCACCGTCCCTGGGAATGGACATAATCGACTCCGCGGTGAATGATCAATCATTCAACCAACTATATTCCTCTATACACATGATTTGATCGGATACCAAGGTTATATGAGTCGATGTATATGTTGCGGCGCGTTTGCCGTTCTGGTTTATATATCTTGCCAGTTTTGctcttttcccttcttcttcttcttcttcttcttcttcttctttgtctTTGGATGTATGCATCGTCCTGTATAGTTTGGGATAGTAATATCCATCCTTGTAGATAGCAATCAATTGCCATAACTACATAGACATTTCCTGGCCATTACAGTCCAATATAAGTACAATCTCAAAATATCTCTGGGATATAGAACCACTGGAAACTACTCCATACTTCGTACTTCACATGCTTTCCCGATACGGATCCCACGTGATGATCGGCCCGACCGCCCGGCAGTTTCTCCGAACCGTCGACGATCTTTTGGCGACGCGGAAGACGAGAGTAAAGACGAAGGGAAAAGACACAAACAGCATCGGACGGGCTTCGTCGTTGGTGAATAAAGAATCAATGAGTGATATATATGTTCCGGGGCGATGAGCTATCCACCGCCGCATAACGGTCACTATCCTCCGCAATACCTGCAGCAACAACCTCCACgccaacatcctcaacaGCCCATTCAGCCGCCGCAGTTTTTATATAATAACATCAATCCTGTGCAGTCACCACAATCGCCATACCAATATGGCAAGCCAGTCGCTTATCCCCAGGTGATCCCGAATTTCAATAGTTATGCGCAGACTTTCAACAGTCAGCAACACGTACAACCACCTCAACCTGTACCGCCGCCCCAACCGCAATATGTGAACCCGGTAGATCTATTCCAACAAACACCCGTTGGTCCAGTCATACCATCCCAATTCAATACCTTTGGTACATCCCAATACACTGGACAGCCTGCCGCGTCTGTCGCAAACAACAACCCCGACCGCTCGCCCGCATTACCCACTGTGTCTGGCTCGACGCAGCCATCGTTCTATCCCGCTCCCAGTGCTAGCCCGGGCAGCAACAACGCATATAATCAATATCCACAGGTCGCTCCGAAACCGCAGACGACTCCGTTACAAATGAAGCCCGCTCCCTCGCCGATTTCCGCTTCTACTCCCGTGCCTGCTCCAGTCGCCAGTCCCAACCCCGTCCCTACAACTGCCTCTGCCACCATGCCTTCCGTAGCTTCTTCTACGCCAACCGTTGCTCCTGCATCCGTTTCTAGATCTATGACTTCGACACCTACTGCGCCCACCCCAACCCCGAGACCGGTTCCTCAGGTGTTGATTCCCGCTTCTTCGCCAGAGGTCCAACAGAAGTTATTGAAACAGCAAGCAGTCAGGAAACAAGGGCAGGCGCAACGGCAAGGAAGTCAGCAGGTTGCGCGCAAACAAGGGAAACCCTCGGTGGATTATCAGGTACTGCTGTTGTCTTTGGCGGACGAATATCTCAATGCTGCTCATAGCCATGGAACTACTGTTGCCTCGTTGAGAAGGGAGGACGATGTGGAGGAATATTATAAACTTCTTGCTACGGGGCTTGGATGTCTGGAGGCTGTTTTGAAGGTTGGTGGGATCTCTTCTACTTGGCTGGAATTCCTGCACCTGGACGGTTGGCTGATTTCGTGTAGAACTGGAGGCTTCAACCACGTATGGAGGCGCTTGTGCGGTTACGATA
This sequence is a window from Aspergillus chevalieri M1 DNA, chromosome 5, nearly complete sequence. Protein-coding genes within it:
- a CDS encoding uncharacterized protein (COG:S;~EggNog:ENOG410PIB2;~InterPro:IPR001810,IPR036047;~PFAM:PF00646;~go_function: GO:0005515 - protein binding [Evidence IEA]) — its product is MTYSLRRSGEKLKGVIKMARWLRNQSGGYTGEGNGSGRCHLLELPIELLLEIMSHLTEVPQASLALTCKSLFVISGAVFENESLHFSRDFAPLFHHYRNGHNFLTPRWQLISLLEDHKWQACSGCLKLHPRSAFTSRELKRKPEDRVCNLGELAGVVDLCPCRKLTYQDKMDLIELLRLRQQSISLLNAEFGNGVRERFCWHSCTQDYGSTVLNISIYPELDQQDKLQIRTEYRLSIEAGQLGKEENMTPRFGCAHRSVDLWLASSCQTSVCRLPRDICASCKRISICNACNAFLKCPHKQPNHSNGRANYFFWVQRCLGSASPVPDSEWANQRIHPAAPSVNIDTCSEMCPWTVREHPPPEGPPSLGMDIIDSAVNDQSFNQLYSSIHMI